From Flavobacterium sp. 102, a single genomic window includes:
- a CDS encoding potassium-transporting ATPase subunit F: MIPLFIIAIAVFIYICYVLIKPEKF, encoded by the coding sequence ATGATACCACTTTTCATCATCGCCATAGCGGTTTTTATTTACATCTGCTATGTTTTAATTAAACCCGAAAAATTCTAA
- a CDS encoding nuclear transport factor 2 family protein, with protein MKNALLLLLLLFSFSGQAQKEAVQKTIETFFEGFHAKDTVKIKSTCSEKLMLQSIKENAKGNKLTDEKVNEFYKSIATIPAEIKFEERILSYSIQVDGTMAHAWTPYEFYINGKLSHQGVNAFTLFLDGAIWKIVHLIDTRRK; from the coding sequence ATGAAAAATGCACTTTTATTGCTGTTACTGCTTTTTAGCTTTTCGGGTCAAGCCCAAAAGGAAGCCGTGCAAAAAACCATCGAAACTTTTTTTGAAGGCTTTCATGCCAAGGATACTGTAAAAATCAAATCGACTTGTAGTGAAAAATTGATGCTACAATCGATTAAAGAAAATGCGAAAGGCAATAAACTGACGGATGAAAAGGTTAACGAGTTTTATAAATCCATAGCTACTATTCCGGCAGAAATAAAGTTTGAAGAACGAATTTTAAGTTACTCCATTCAAGTCGATGGTACGATGGCTCACGCTTGGACGCCTTATGAATTCTACATCAACGGTAAGTTGAGTCACCAAGGCGTGAATGCTTTTACCTTGTTTTTGGACGGAGCAATATGGAAGATTGTTCATCTGATTGATACAAGACGAAAGTAA
- the kdpB gene encoding potassium-transporting ATPase subunit KdpB, translated as MSTSQNKLFQKELVAEAFKQSFVKLNPKIMFKNPVMFTVEIGTAIMLFVCLWILLGEDSQGSFAYNFTVFIVLFLTLLFANFAEAIAEARGKAQADSLRKTREETPAKLENGTYVSSAQLKKGDIFVCEAGDIIATDGEIIEGLATIDESAITGESAPVIREAGGDKSSVTGGTKVLSDKIKVMVTSEPGESFLDKMIALVEGASRQKTPNEIALTILLAGFTLVFIIVTVTLAPFAKYANAPITIASFIALFVCLIPTTIGGLLSAIGIAGMDRALRANVITKSGKAVETAGDIDVLLLDKTGTITIGNRKATAFYPAKGISQEDFIQSAVLSSLADDTPEGKSIVELAGQDVANKLSIEGATLIKFTAETRTSGVVLKDGTNIRKGAQDAAKNIALQAGNSFPEDTAQQVITISSNGGTPLVVIKNSQVQGVIELQDIIKTGMKERFERLRKMGIKTVMVTGDNPLTAKFIAEKAGVDDFIAEAKPEDKMNYIKKEQAEGRLVAMMGDGTNDAPALAQANVGVAMNSGTQAAKEAGNMVDLDNDPTKLIEIVEIGKQLLMTRGTLTTFSIANDVAKYFAIIPALFITAIPALQGLNIMGLHSPESAILSAVIFNAIVIPFLIPLALRGVAYKPIGASALLRRNLFIYGIGGVIIPFIGIKLIDLLVSVFV; from the coding sequence ATGAGTACATCTCAAAATAAATTGTTTCAAAAAGAGTTGGTTGCCGAAGCTTTCAAACAGTCCTTCGTCAAACTCAATCCTAAAATCATGTTCAAAAATCCGGTAATGTTTACCGTCGAAATAGGAACAGCCATTATGCTTTTTGTATGTCTTTGGATTTTATTGGGAGAAGATTCGCAAGGGAGTTTTGCCTACAACTTCACTGTTTTTATCGTACTATTTCTAACCTTGCTTTTTGCCAATTTTGCCGAAGCCATAGCCGAAGCACGAGGAAAAGCACAAGCCGATAGTTTGCGAAAAACACGTGAGGAAACGCCGGCCAAATTAGAAAACGGAACTTATGTTTCGTCAGCCCAACTAAAAAAAGGCGACATCTTTGTTTGCGAAGCGGGAGATATTATTGCCACTGATGGCGAAATCATTGAAGGTTTGGCAACAATTGACGAGAGTGCCATTACAGGCGAAAGTGCTCCGGTCATTAGAGAAGCCGGTGGCGATAAATCGTCAGTAACCGGAGGAACAAAAGTGTTGTCAGATAAAATAAAAGTGATGGTTACTTCTGAACCTGGCGAAAGTTTTCTGGACAAAATGATTGCATTGGTGGAAGGTGCAAGCCGTCAAAAAACGCCCAACGAAATTGCTTTGACGATTTTGTTAGCCGGATTTACGTTAGTATTCATTATAGTAACGGTAACCTTAGCGCCATTTGCAAAATATGCGAATGCACCCATAACCATTGCCTCATTTATCGCGCTTTTTGTGTGTTTGATTCCAACAACCATTGGTGGATTACTATCAGCAATCGGAATTGCAGGAATGGACAGAGCTTTAAGAGCCAACGTGATTACCAAATCCGGAAAAGCGGTCGAAACTGCCGGCGATATTGATGTTTTGCTTCTGGATAAAACCGGAACCATCACCATTGGAAACCGAAAAGCAACGGCTTTTTATCCAGCCAAAGGCATTTCGCAAGAAGATTTTATCCAATCGGCGGTGTTGAGTTCGCTGGCGGATGATACTCCGGAAGGGAAAAGTATAGTGGAATTGGCTGGGCAAGACGTCGCCAATAAGTTATCTATCGAAGGCGCCACTTTAATCAAATTTACTGCCGAAACCAGAACTTCCGGTGTGGTTTTGAAAGACGGAACCAACATCAGAAAAGGTGCTCAAGATGCCGCAAAAAATATTGCCCTTCAAGCAGGGAATTCTTTTCCGGAAGATACGGCACAACAAGTGATTACCATTTCGTCTAATGGTGGAACGCCTTTAGTGGTCATTAAAAATAGCCAAGTTCAAGGTGTAATTGAATTGCAAGACATTATCAAAACCGGAATGAAAGAGCGTTTTGAACGCCTACGCAAAATGGGTATCAAAACCGTGATGGTTACCGGAGATAATCCGTTGACAGCCAAATTTATTGCGGAGAAAGCCGGAGTTGATGATTTTATCGCCGAAGCGAAGCCCGAAGATAAAATGAATTACATTAAAAAAGAGCAAGCCGAAGGAAGATTGGTTGCGATGATGGGAGACGGAACCAATGACGCTCCGGCTTTAGCGCAAGCCAATGTTGGTGTAGCCATGAACAGCGGAACACAAGCTGCCAAAGAAGCCGGAAATATGGTCGATTTAGACAACGACCCAACGAAGCTAATAGAAATTGTAGAAATTGGAAAACAACTATTAATGACAAGAGGAACGCTAACGACTTTCTCAATTGCGAATGACGTAGCGAAATATTTTGCGATTATTCCGGCATTATTTATTACAGCCATTCCGGCGTTGCAAGGTTTGAATATCATGGGATTACACAGTCCGGAAAGCGCCATTTTATCGGCGGTGATTTTTAATGCGATTGTCATTCCGTTCTTGATTCCGTTAGCATTAAGAGGCGTAGCGTACAAACCCATTGGTGCTTCGGCCTTGTTGCGTAGAAACTTATTTATCTACGGAATTGGCGGTGTAATCATTCCGTTTATTGGAATTAAGTTGATTGATTTACTAGTGTCGGTCTTTGTTTAG
- a CDS encoding ABC transporter ATP-binding protein, translated as MSNILEVNKVVKQYGDYTALNEVSLTVPKGSIYGLLGPNGAGKTSLIRIINQITMPDSGEIILDGEKLNPSHVHSIGYMPEERGLYKTMRVGEQCLYLAQLKGLTKAEAKRELDYWFDRLEIQGWWNKKVQELSKGMAQKVQFVVTVLHKPKLLILDEPFSGFDPVNANLIKDEIIELNKQGTSVIFSTHRMESVEEMCDYIALIHKSNKLIEGKLTDVKKQFRTNNYEVGILSNNIEGLMYDLSQKFTLTQTDFKSLNDELKLEINLGNATPNELLNTLVQRGQVTHFVEKIPSVNDIFIKTVTE; from the coding sequence ATGAGCAATATACTTGAAGTAAACAAAGTCGTAAAGCAATACGGTGATTACACTGCGCTCAACGAAGTTTCTTTAACCGTTCCAAAAGGCAGTATCTACGGACTTCTCGGTCCGAATGGCGCCGGAAAAACTTCCCTAATTCGCATCATCAACCAAATCACTATGCCCGACAGCGGTGAAATCATTCTCGATGGTGAAAAACTAAATCCGTCTCATGTGCATTCTATCGGCTATATGCCTGAAGAACGTGGTTTGTATAAAACCATGCGAGTGGGCGAGCAGTGTCTTTATTTGGCACAATTAAAAGGTTTGACAAAAGCCGAAGCCAAAAGAGAATTAGACTATTGGTTTGATCGTTTGGAAATTCAAGGTTGGTGGAACAAGAAAGTACAGGAATTGTCCAAAGGAATGGCACAGAAAGTACAATTTGTAGTAACCGTTTTGCACAAACCAAAGTTGCTTATTCTCGACGAACCTTTTTCAGGTTTTGATCCGGTGAATGCTAACTTGATTAAAGACGAAATCATTGAGCTGAACAAACAAGGAACATCCGTTATTTTTTCTACACACCGAATGGAAAGCGTGGAAGAAATGTGTGATTATATCGCCTTAATTCACAAATCCAATAAGCTCATAGAAGGGAAATTGACCGATGTGAAAAAGCAATTCAGAACTAACAATTACGAAGTCGGAATTCTATCAAATAACATCGAAGGTTTAATGTATGACTTGTCGCAAAAATTTACTTTGACACAAACCGATTTTAAATCGTTGAATGACGAATTGAAGTTAGAAATTAACTTAGGTAACGCTACACCAAATGAACTATTGAATACTTTAGTCCAACGCGGACAAGTAACCCATTTTGTGGAAAAAATTCCGAGTGTGAATGATATTTTTATTAAAACAGTAACAGAATAG
- a CDS encoding K(+)-transporting ATPase subunit C — protein sequence MKENIIPAIRLTLFCAVFFSGIYTLSILGIAQLAPNQGKGEIVTVNGKNHHINVAQKFTQNKYFWSRPSAVDYNAAGSGGSNKGTNNLDYLAEVETRIDTFLLKNPSVQRSEVPSELVTASGSGLDPNISVQGAKVQADRIAKTRNIDKQKVLHLIVENTEKPLLGMLGTEKINVLRLNIELDKLK from the coding sequence ATGAAAGAAAATATAATACCAGCAATTAGATTAACACTGTTTTGTGCCGTGTTTTTCTCCGGAATTTACACGTTGAGTATTCTTGGAATTGCACAGTTGGCTCCTAATCAGGGAAAAGGTGAAATCGTCACCGTGAACGGAAAAAATCACCATATCAATGTGGCGCAAAAATTTACCCAAAACAAGTACTTTTGGTCTAGACCATCAGCGGTAGATTATAATGCAGCCGGTTCCGGAGGAAGCAATAAAGGAACAAATAATCTGGATTATTTAGCCGAAGTTGAAACCAGAATTGATACCTTTTTATTGAAAAATCCATCAGTACAACGTAGTGAAGTTCCTTCAGAATTGGTGACAGCTTCAGGAAGCGGATTGGATCCGAATATTTCGGTTCAAGGGGCGAAAGTTCAAGCAGACCGCATTGCAAAAACACGTAATATTGACAAACAAAAAGTGTTACATTTAATTGTCGAAAATACTGAAAAACCTCTTTTGGGAATGTTAGGGACAGAAAAAATAAATGTGTTGCGATTGAATATTGAATTAGATAAATTGAAATAA
- the kdpA gene encoding potassium-transporting ATPase subunit KdpA — protein MNSEILGIIVMYGLVMLLAIPLGRYIGKIFNYESTWLDKIFNPIDKLFFKIGGIDPNKEMNWKQHLVALLSINAVWFVISMLVLTNMVWLPLNPDGNPSMSGDLAFNTTVSFITNTNLQHYSGESGLSYLGQLTLMLWQFISAGCGMAICAAVFMAMKEKTATTLGNFYSFFVRSCTRVLLPLSFVVAVILVMNGTPMTFEGKDTITTLEGNEQNVSRGPVAAFVAPKQLGTNGGGFYGPNSSNPMENPNYLTNMVENASIILIPIAMVFALGFILKRKKLSWTIYSVMTLGFLMLLIPAVISEMNGNPAISHMGITQDMGSMEGKEVRFGSAASANWATYTTATSNGSVNAMHDSMTPITGMTTLLGMMINCFYGGVGVGFLNFYIFIILGVFISGLMVGRTPEFLGKKIEAKEMKIAMIIALLHPFLILVGTAFASHLYANDPEALSGWLANPGYHGFSEMLYEFTSSSANNGSGFEGLGDNTPFWNIATGIVMLLARYLPIIGPVAIAGMLAQKQYIPESNGTLKTDTSTFGLMVFAVIFIVAALSFFPALTLGPIAEHFSAQ, from the coding sequence ATGAACTCAGAAATACTCGGAATTATCGTTATGTACGGATTGGTTATGCTGTTAGCCATTCCGCTTGGTCGTTATATCGGCAAAATTTTCAATTACGAAAGTACTTGGTTGGACAAAATTTTTAATCCAATCGACAAATTGTTTTTCAAAATAGGAGGTATTGATCCCAATAAAGAAATGAACTGGAAACAGCATTTAGTGGCACTTTTGTCTATCAATGCAGTTTGGTTTGTAATCTCTATGTTGGTTTTAACCAATATGGTTTGGCTCCCTTTAAACCCGGATGGAAATCCTTCCATGAGTGGTGATTTAGCCTTCAATACTACTGTGAGTTTTATTACCAACACCAACCTACAACATTATTCCGGTGAAAGTGGTTTGTCTTATTTAGGCCAATTGACCTTGATGCTTTGGCAATTCATAAGCGCCGGTTGTGGAATGGCTATTTGCGCTGCTGTTTTTATGGCGATGAAAGAAAAAACGGCTACAACTTTAGGCAATTTCTATAGTTTTTTCGTTCGTTCTTGTACAAGAGTTTTATTGCCATTATCATTTGTAGTGGCTGTAATCTTGGTGATGAATGGTACGCCAATGACTTTTGAAGGAAAAGATACCATCACCACTTTAGAAGGAAATGAACAAAATGTAAGTCGTGGCCCTGTGGCTGCTTTTGTCGCACCTAAACAATTGGGCACTAATGGAGGAGGATTTTACGGTCCGAATTCATCAAATCCTATGGAAAATCCAAATTACTTGACCAATATGGTGGAAAATGCTTCCATTATTTTAATTCCAATTGCGATGGTTTTCGCCTTAGGATTTATTCTAAAACGTAAAAAACTATCGTGGACAATTTACAGCGTAATGACATTAGGTTTTTTAATGTTATTGATTCCGGCAGTAATTAGTGAAATGAATGGAAATCCGGCTATTTCTCATATGGGAATAACCCAAGATATGGGAAGTATGGAAGGAAAAGAAGTGCGTTTTGGCTCGGCTGCTTCCGCCAACTGGGCAACTTATACTACAGCAACTTCCAATGGTTCTGTAAACGCTATGCACGATAGTATGACGCCAATAACCGGAATGACAACACTACTCGGAATGATGATTAACTGTTTTTATGGCGGTGTGGGCGTTGGGTTTTTAAATTTCTACATCTTTATAATCCTAGGTGTTTTCATCAGCGGATTGATGGTGGGAAGAACGCCCGAATTCCTCGGTAAGAAAATCGAAGCCAAAGAAATGAAAATTGCTATGATTATCGCTTTGTTGCATCCTTTTTTAATTTTGGTTGGAACCGCTTTTGCCAGTCATTTGTATGCCAATGATCCCGAAGCTTTATCAGGTTGGTTGGCCAATCCGGGTTATCATGGATTTAGTGAAATGCTTTACGAATTCACATCTTCTTCAGCCAATAACGGTAGCGGATTTGAAGGTTTAGGTGATAATACGCCGTTTTGGAATATTGCCACCGGAATTGTGATGTTATTGGCGCGTTACTTACCCATCATCGGACCAGTCGCCATTGCCGGAATGTTAGCCCAAAAACAATACATCCCGGAAAGTAACGGAACCTTGAAAACAGATACTTCCACTTTCGGATTAATGGTTTTTGCAGTGATTTTTATCGTAGCCGCTTTATCGTTTTTCCCAGCTTTAACTTTAGGTCCAATCGCTGAACATTTTTCGGCTCAATAA
- a CDS encoding sigma-54 dependent transcriptional regulator: MKNILIIDDEEKLRGLLARIVKSEGFEVIEAGDLKSGFKKLEFNDIDVVLCDVKLPDGNGVDFLEKIKANFPLVEVILLTAFGKIADGVQAMKNGAFDYIVKGDDNDKIIPLLHKAIEKSQLQKKVKQLEKRISDKYSFDTIIGKSKALEQVIDLAKKVAKTDSTVLLTGETGTGKEVFAQAIHENSNRVGKSFVALNCSTFSKEILESELFGHKQGAFTGALKDKKGFIEEANGGTLFLDEIGEMPIDLQAKLLRVLETNEYIPVGDTSSKKSNFRLIAATNRDLKTESENHNFRSDLYFRLNIFEINIPPLRERIKDISPLTSYFVKQFSAKTNKAALQIAPDFLQKLESYHWPGNVRELKNIIERSVILADDVLTPAVLPYEIQHQQDNSNKTLSAFSMQSIEKLHIQKVLNYTKGNKAETARLLEIGIATLYRKLDEYNIQ; encoded by the coding sequence TTGAAAAATATACTCATCATTGACGACGAAGAAAAATTGCGTGGTCTTTTAGCTCGAATAGTAAAATCGGAAGGTTTTGAGGTTATTGAAGCCGGTGATTTAAAATCGGGTTTTAAGAAATTAGAATTTAACGATATTGATGTTGTATTGTGTGATGTAAAATTACCTGACGGAAATGGTGTTGATTTTCTCGAAAAAATTAAAGCTAATTTCCCTTTAGTTGAAGTGATTTTGTTAACCGCTTTCGGAAAAATTGCCGATGGTGTTCAAGCCATGAAAAACGGTGCTTTCGATTATATCGTAAAAGGCGACGACAATGATAAAATCATTCCGCTTCTTCACAAAGCCATCGAAAAATCGCAACTCCAGAAAAAAGTCAAACAACTCGAAAAACGCATCTCCGACAAATATTCGTTTGACACCATCATAGGAAAATCAAAGGCTTTGGAACAAGTAATTGATTTGGCTAAAAAAGTAGCCAAAACCGATTCAACCGTTTTATTAACTGGTGAAACCGGAACCGGAAAAGAAGTTTTTGCACAAGCGATTCATGAAAATAGTAATCGAGTAGGAAAATCATTTGTAGCTTTAAATTGCAGTACATTCAGCAAAGAAATTCTGGAAAGTGAATTATTCGGACACAAACAAGGTGCTTTTACCGGCGCTTTAAAAGACAAAAAAGGTTTCATCGAAGAAGCCAATGGCGGTACTTTATTTCTGGATGAAATAGGGGAAATGCCTATCGATTTGCAAGCCAAATTGCTTCGTGTTTTAGAAACCAACGAATATATTCCGGTTGGCGATACGAGTTCAAAAAAATCAAATTTCCGTCTGATTGCGGCGACCAACAGAGATTTGAAAACCGAAAGTGAAAACCATAATTTCCGTTCGGATTTGTATTTTCGATTGAATATTTTCGAAATTAACATTCCGCCATTGCGCGAACGTATCAAAGACATTTCGCCTTTGACAAGTTATTTTGTCAAACAATTTTCGGCTAAAACCAATAAGGCAGCATTGCAAATCGCACCAGATTTTCTTCAAAAATTGGAAAGTTATCATTGGCCTGGAAATGTGCGAGAGCTGAAAAACATCATCGAACGCTCCGTAATTTTAGCCGATGATGTCTTAACTCCAGCTGTTTTACCTTATGAAATCCAACATCAGCAAGACAATTCCAATAAAACCCTGTCGGCTTTCTCAATGCAAAGTATTGAGAAATTACACATTCAAAAAGTACTCAATTACACCAAAGGCAACAAAGCAGAAACCGCAAGATTATTAGAAATAGGAATTGCTACCTTGTATCGAAAATTGGACGAATATAATATTCAGTAG
- the dnaJ gene encoding molecular chaperone DnaJ, producing MSKKDFYEILGVSKSASAEEIKKAYRKKAIEFHPDKNPGNKEAEENFKTAAEAYEVLSDADKKAKYDQYGHAAFDGAGGYGGGHHMNMDDIFSQFGDIFGGAFGGGSFGGFGGNGGGQRRAKGSNLRIKVKMTLEEIANGVEKKVKVKRKVQAPGVKYKTCSTCNGQGQVLRVTNTILGRMQSATTCHVCGGVGQMIDSKPNNADAHGMILEDETVSIKIPAGVVDGMQLKVSSKGNDAPGNGIPGDLIVAIEELEHDFLKREGENLHYDLYISFPEAALGVSKEIEAVNGKVRIKLEEGIQSGKILRLKGKGIPSLNSYGSGDLLVHVNVWTPKSLSKEQRQFFEKSLTDDNFIPKPEKSDKSFFEKVKDMFS from the coding sequence ATGAGCAAAAAAGATTTTTACGAAATATTAGGCGTTTCTAAAAGCGCTTCAGCAGAAGAAATAAAGAAGGCCTACCGGAAAAAAGCTATCGAGTTTCACCCTGATAAAAATCCGGGAAATAAAGAAGCGGAAGAGAACTTTAAAACAGCGGCAGAAGCTTATGAAGTTTTAAGTGATGCTGATAAAAAAGCCAAATATGATCAATATGGTCACGCCGCTTTTGACGGTGCTGGTGGCTATGGTGGCGGGCATCATATGAACATGGATGATATCTTCAGTCAGTTTGGCGATATTTTCGGAGGTGCTTTTGGTGGTGGAAGTTTTGGTGGTTTCGGCGGAAACGGTGGCGGACAACGCCGTGCTAAAGGAAGCAATCTTCGTATCAAAGTAAAAATGACTTTGGAAGAAATTGCTAATGGTGTAGAGAAAAAAGTAAAAGTAAAACGCAAGGTGCAAGCACCGGGCGTAAAATATAAAACTTGTTCAACCTGTAACGGTCAAGGACAAGTATTGCGTGTAACCAATACTATTTTGGGCAGAATGCAATCGGCTACCACTTGTCATGTTTGTGGTGGCGTTGGGCAAATGATTGACAGTAAGCCAAACAATGCTGATGCGCATGGAATGATATTGGAAGACGAAACCGTATCTATTAAAATTCCGGCTGGCGTTGTAGACGGCATGCAATTAAAAGTTTCAAGCAAAGGGAATGATGCTCCGGGGAATGGAATTCCGGGTGATTTAATCGTGGCTATAGAAGAATTAGAACACGATTTCTTAAAACGTGAAGGCGAAAACCTGCATTATGACTTATACATCAGCTTTCCCGAAGCTGCTTTAGGTGTTTCAAAAGAGATTGAAGCAGTAAATGGAAAGGTGAGAATTAAGCTTGAAGAAGGCATCCAATCGGGTAAAATTTTGCGTCTGAAAGGCAAAGGAATTCCGAGCCTAAACAGCTATGGTAGCGGTGATTTATTGGTGCACGTAAATGTTTGGACGCCAAAGAGTTTGAGTAAAGAACAGCGTCAGTTTTTCGAAAAATCATTAACCGATGACAACTTTATTCCGAAACCTGAAAAAAGCGACAAATCTTTTTTTGAAAAAGTAAAAGATATGTTTTCATAA
- a CDS encoding porin has translation MKKIIITTLVAFGFTTVNAQEATKEKSPLTFSGYIETYYSYDFGNPDNHLRPGFVYSHNKHNELNLNLGLAKVNYAKDNVRGNFAIMAGTYAEYNLAAEQDLLKNVFEANVGVKISSKHNLWIDAGIMPSHIGFESAIGKDCQNLTRSILADNSPYYEAGAKIGYTSPSEKWYLAAMYLNGWQRIQKIDGNQTPAFGTQITYKPSGKTTLNWSTYVGNEQPDNDRKWRYFNNIYGQFKFSDKTNLTAGFDIGAQQTVNGSSDYDVWYSPVVILQHKPTAKTQIAVRGEYYQDKQGVIIATGTENGFKTYGFSANFDYLVSDNVMFRIEARNLSSKDEVFLKDGNPTDNNTFLTTSLAISF, from the coding sequence ATGAAAAAAATAATAATTACTACATTAGTAGCCTTCGGATTTACAACAGTTAACGCTCAAGAAGCAACAAAGGAAAAAAGCCCATTAACGTTTTCGGGGTATATTGAAACGTATTACAGTTATGATTTTGGGAATCCGGACAACCATTTGCGTCCCGGATTTGTGTACAGCCACAACAAACACAATGAGTTGAATTTGAATTTAGGATTGGCCAAAGTGAATTATGCCAAAGACAATGTGCGAGGAAATTTCGCGATTATGGCCGGAACGTATGCCGAATATAACTTGGCTGCTGAGCAAGATTTGTTGAAAAATGTGTTTGAAGCCAACGTTGGTGTGAAAATATCTTCGAAACATAATTTATGGATTGATGCCGGAATTATGCCATCACACATTGGTTTTGAAAGTGCAATAGGAAAAGATTGCCAGAATTTGACCCGAAGTATTTTGGCTGATAATTCACCTTATTATGAAGCCGGAGCCAAAATTGGTTATACTTCGCCTTCTGAAAAATGGTATTTGGCAGCGATGTATTTGAATGGTTGGCAACGCATACAAAAGATTGACGGTAATCAAACACCGGCTTTTGGAACGCAAATCACGTATAAACCAAGCGGAAAAACGACTTTAAATTGGAGTACGTATGTTGGAAACGAACAACCGGATAACGACAGAAAGTGGCGCTATTTTAACAACATTTATGGTCAATTTAAATTTTCAGACAAAACGAATTTAACTGCGGGATTTGATATTGGAGCGCAACAAACTGTGAATGGAAGCAGTGATTATGACGTTTGGTATTCGCCGGTAGTGATTTTGCAACACAAGCCAACAGCTAAAACTCAGATTGCGGTACGTGGTGAATATTACCAAGACAAGCAAGGTGTCATTATTGCAACCGGAACTGAAAACGGATTTAAGACCTACGGATTTTCTGCAAACTTTGATTATTTAGTTTCCGATAATGTGATGTTCAGAATTGAAGCTAGAAATTTATCGAGCAAAGACGAAGTGTTTTTGAAAGATGGAAATCCGACAGATAACAATACTTTTTTAACGACTTCGTTGGCGATTTCGTTTTAA
- a CDS encoding ABC transporter permease, protein MSKLNLIIKREFVAKVRNKSFIVMTFLSPLLFVGIAVFVGYLSTMKADKKTIAIHDESGLFINEFKSDDEYKYVDLSLVDTKILKDSILSEHYEGLLVIPKTTDSKTLEDNIQYISNDSPSVSFIEDVEDVISQKLTKENFIKSGLDTVAIEKSEANVSISLSKASGETALKGLNEIKIAIGGAFGYLIMMFIIIYGNMVMRSVIEEKVSRIIEVIISSVKPFQLMMGKIIGTSLAGILQFMIWAILGLTAMFVMSSIFGIQMGATSGVNAQAIEAAQKGGSLAMYMKELWNLPIATILISFIFYFIGGYFLYSSFYASIGAAVDNETDSQQFLLPIIMPLVLGVYIGFFTVINDPHGTVATVFSMIPLTSPIVMMMRIPFGVPLWQIAVSLFLLFATFLLVVWFAAKIYRVGILMYGKKPTWKELYKWSKY, encoded by the coding sequence ATGAGTAAACTTAATCTAATTATCAAGAGAGAATTTGTCGCCAAAGTGCGCAACAAATCATTCATTGTTATGACTTTTTTAAGTCCGTTATTGTTTGTGGGAATTGCCGTTTTTGTGGGTTATTTAAGTACGATGAAAGCCGATAAAAAAACAATCGCCATACACGACGAAAGCGGTTTGTTTATCAACGAATTCAAAAGCGATGACGAGTACAAATATGTCGATTTGTCTTTGGTAGATACCAAAATTCTAAAAGACAGCATCCTAAGTGAGCACTACGAAGGTCTATTGGTTATCCCAAAAACTACGGATAGTAAAACTCTTGAAGACAATATCCAATATATCTCCAATGATAGTCCAAGCGTTTCTTTTATTGAAGATGTAGAAGACGTCATCAGTCAAAAACTCACCAAAGAAAATTTTATCAAATCAGGTTTAGATACAGTAGCCATTGAGAAATCGGAAGCCAATGTTTCTATCAGCTTGTCAAAAGCTTCGGGCGAAACGGCTTTAAAAGGGTTAAACGAAATCAAAATTGCAATTGGCGGCGCATTTGGTTATTTAATTATGATGTTTATTATCATTTACGGCAATATGGTGATGCGAAGTGTTATCGAAGAAAAAGTATCTCGAATTATCGAGGTGATTATTTCCTCGGTAAAACCATTCCAATTGATGATGGGGAAAATCATCGGAACCTCGTTGGCCGGAATTTTACAATTTATGATTTGGGCTATCCTCGGATTGACCGCCATGTTTGTCATGTCCTCTATTTTCGGAATACAAATGGGCGCAACTTCGGGTGTTAATGCTCAGGCAATTGAAGCAGCTCAAAAAGGAGGTTCATTAGCTATGTATATGAAAGAACTTTGGAATTTACCTATTGCTACCATACTAATATCCTTTATATTTTATTTCATCGGCGGTTACTTTTTATACAGTTCGTTTTATGCTTCAATTGGTGCTGCTGTCGACAATGAAACCGATTCGCAACAATTTTTATTGCCTATCATTATGCCTTTGGTTTTGGGTGTTTATATCGGTTTCTTTACCGTAATCAATGATCCGCACGGAACGGTTGCAACAGTTTTTTCAATGATTCCGTTAACCTCACCTATTGTTATGATGATGCGTATACCGTTTGGTGTTCCGCTATGGCAAATAGCCGTTTCGTTGTTTTTATTGTTTGCTACTTTCTTACTTGTCGTTTGGTTTGCGGCCAAAATTTATCGCGTAGGGATTTTGATGTATGGCAAAAAACCAACTTGGAAAGAACTTTACAAATGGTCAAAGTACTAA